From Nicotiana tabacum cultivar K326 chromosome 20, ASM71507v2, whole genome shotgun sequence, one genomic window encodes:
- the LOC107826431 gene encoding uncharacterized protein LOC107826431 isoform X2 encodes MMEVEDELQDSATPCLHLVSAFLACEPPDFVISFARDCGGGSITESVQSFIWNQCINKFDVKCNGHYLRSFLKKLIVEVESNGDVVLDEIYEMYIYCLTTLKDEELTKGNIRTLRRVSFLLPKDCSRASSCQITRKLEFTLQCSLNMLEGDTGCSIWPSGLFLSEFILSFPELFSNKSCLEVGSGVGLVGVCLAHVNASKVQCLSLPWESATENELHQFLPDIVLGADVMYNPLCLPYLVQLLAVLLKRENPKLHPLSNGCKDCPPVWRCFESEETSSAGDNVSPGKAKINGDTHVQHLSPGLGQGPLAYIASVIRNIDTFNYFLSLAEKENLIVSDITETMKPLDLLPYVKSYQRSSIRMFKISYLCK; translated from the exons ATGATGGAGGTAGAAGACGAGCTGCAAGACTCTGCTACTCCTTGCTTGCATTTAGTCTCTGCTTTCCTCGCCTGTGAACCCCCGGATTTCGTTATCTCATTTGCCAG GGATTGTGGAGGTGGTTCCATTACGGAGAGTGTGCAAAGTTTCATTTGGAACCAATGTATCAACAAATTC GATGTGAAGTGTAATGGGCATTATTTAAGAAGTTTCTTGAAGAAGCTCATCGTTGAAGTCGAGTCAAATGGGGACGTTGTTTTGGATGAAATATATGAAATGTATATTTATTGTCTGACTACTCTGAAg GATGAAGAATTGACTAAAGGAAACATTAGAACGTTAAGAAGAGTTTCATTTCTACTTCCCAAGG ATTGTTCACGGGCCTCAAGTTGTCAAATAACTAGGAAATTGGAATTCACGTTGCAATGTTCACTTAACATGCTTGAAGGAGACACAGG GTGCTCGATTTGGCCATCAGGTCTGTTCCTTTCAGAGTTCATACTTTCTTTTCCAGAACTGTTCTCAAACAAATCTTGTCTTGAG GTTGGTTCAGGTGTTGGATTGGTTGGTGTCTGTTTAGCTCACGTGAATGCCTCCAAG GTACAGTGCTTGTCTTTGCCGTGGGAGTCTGCAACAGAAAATGAGCTACATCAATTCTTGCCAGATATAGT TTTGGGTGCAGATGTGATGTACAATCCACTATGCCTCCCATACCTTGTTCAACTCCTTGCCGTTCTTCTAAAGCGGGAAAATCCAAAGCTACATCCTTTGAGTAATGGCTGCAAGGACTGTCCACCTGTGTGGAGATGTTTCGAAAGTGAAGAAACTAGTTCTGCAGGTGACAATGTTTCCCcaggaaaagcaaaaataaatGGTGATACACATGTTCAGCATTTGTCACCTGGACTAGGACAAGGGCCTCTTGCATATATTGCTTCAGTAATTCGCAATATTGACACATTTAATTATTTCCTTTCATTGGCAGAAAAGGAAAATTTAATTGTATCCGACATCACTGAAACGATGAAGCCCCTTGACTTGCTTCCTTATGTAAAATCATATCAGCGGTCTAGCATAAGGATGTTTAAAATTTCATACTTGTGCAAGTAA
- the LOC107826431 gene encoding uncharacterized protein LOC107826431 isoform X1 translates to MMEVEDELQDSATPCLHLVSAFLACEPPDFVISFARDCGGGSITESVQSFIWNQCINKFDVKCNGHYLRSFLKKLIVEVESNGDVVLDEIYEMYIYCLTTLKDEELTKGNIRTLRRVSFLLPKDCSRASSCQITRKLEFTLQCSLNMLEGDTGCSIWPSGLFLSEFILSFPELFSNKSCLEVGSGVGLVGVCLAHVNASKVVLTDGDLSTLANMKLNLELNQLHTDMLDHTQDTKIVQCLSLPWESATENELHQFLPDIVLGADVMYNPLCLPYLVQLLAVLLKRENPKLHPLSNGCKDCPPVWRCFESEETSSAGDNVSPGKAKINGDTHVQHLSPGLGQGPLAYIASVIRNIDTFNYFLSLAEKENLIVSDITETMKPLDLLPYVKSYQRSSIRMFKISYLCK, encoded by the exons ATGATGGAGGTAGAAGACGAGCTGCAAGACTCTGCTACTCCTTGCTTGCATTTAGTCTCTGCTTTCCTCGCCTGTGAACCCCCGGATTTCGTTATCTCATTTGCCAG GGATTGTGGAGGTGGTTCCATTACGGAGAGTGTGCAAAGTTTCATTTGGAACCAATGTATCAACAAATTC GATGTGAAGTGTAATGGGCATTATTTAAGAAGTTTCTTGAAGAAGCTCATCGTTGAAGTCGAGTCAAATGGGGACGTTGTTTTGGATGAAATATATGAAATGTATATTTATTGTCTGACTACTCTGAAg GATGAAGAATTGACTAAAGGAAACATTAGAACGTTAAGAAGAGTTTCATTTCTACTTCCCAAGG ATTGTTCACGGGCCTCAAGTTGTCAAATAACTAGGAAATTGGAATTCACGTTGCAATGTTCACTTAACATGCTTGAAGGAGACACAGG GTGCTCGATTTGGCCATCAGGTCTGTTCCTTTCAGAGTTCATACTTTCTTTTCCAGAACTGTTCTCAAACAAATCTTGTCTTGAG GTTGGTTCAGGTGTTGGATTGGTTGGTGTCTGTTTAGCTCACGTGAATGCCTCCAAG GTAGTACTTACAGATGGTGACTTATCAACTTTAGCAAACATGAAGCTTAACTTGGAGCTAAATCAGCTGCACACTGATATGTTAGACCATACACAAGATACCAAAATA GTACAGTGCTTGTCTTTGCCGTGGGAGTCTGCAACAGAAAATGAGCTACATCAATTCTTGCCAGATATAGT TTTGGGTGCAGATGTGATGTACAATCCACTATGCCTCCCATACCTTGTTCAACTCCTTGCCGTTCTTCTAAAGCGGGAAAATCCAAAGCTACATCCTTTGAGTAATGGCTGCAAGGACTGTCCACCTGTGTGGAGATGTTTCGAAAGTGAAGAAACTAGTTCTGCAGGTGACAATGTTTCCCcaggaaaagcaaaaataaatGGTGATACACATGTTCAGCATTTGTCACCTGGACTAGGACAAGGGCCTCTTGCATATATTGCTTCAGTAATTCGCAATATTGACACATTTAATTATTTCCTTTCATTGGCAGAAAAGGAAAATTTAATTGTATCCGACATCACTGAAACGATGAAGCCCCTTGACTTGCTTCCTTATGTAAAATCATATCAGCGGTCTAGCATAAGGATGTTTAAAATTTCATACTTGTGCAAGTAA
- the LOC107826430 gene encoding phosphoglycerate mutase-like protein AT74H has product MINSTVDDNGHAQIPDHQPYCHCCHFDSHNNNNNNQQKPIPKCLPKRIILVRHGESEGNRDDAMYTVTPDYRIPLTPKGIGQAKEAGSRIFDVISDNGTSDNWKVYFYVSPYMRTRSTLREMGRAFSRRRVLGVREECRIREQDFGNFQVAERMKVIKETRERFGRFFYRFPEGESAADVYDRVSSFLESLWRDIDMNRLHHDPNDDLNLVIISHGLASRVFLMKWFKWTVEQFEYLNNLGNCEFRVIQLGLGGEYSLAVHHTEEEMLEWGLSPEMISDQKWRAHANRSSWNDKCPWYLDAFFDHLANSDDDDYDEVKSNFSD; this is encoded by the exons ATGATAAATAGTACCGTTGATGACAACGGCCACGCCCAAATTCCTGATCACCAACCCTACTGCCATTGTTGCCATTTTGATagtcataataataataataataatcagcAGAAGCCCATACCCAAGTGCCTACCAAAGCGCATAATTTTGGTGCGCCACGGCGAGAGCGAAGGGAATAGGGACGACGCCATGTACACCGTCACACCCGATTATAGGATCCCGTTAACTCCCAAGGGAATTGGTCAAGCCAAGGAAGCTGGGTCCCGCATTTTTGACGTGATTTCTGATAATGGCACGTCCGATAACTGGAAGGTCTACTTTTACGTTTCCCCTTACATGCGAACACGTTCCACGCTAAGGGAGATGGGCAGGGCATTCTCGAGACGGAGGGTGCTTGGCGTCAGGGAAGAATGCCGAATTCGAGAACAagattttgggaattttcaagTGGCGGAGCGCATGAAAGTCATTAAGGAGACTCGCGAGAGATTTGGCCGCTTCTTTTATCGATTTCCTGAGGGAGAATCAGCTGCTGATGTTTATGACAGAGTTTCCA GTTTCCTTGAATCTCTTTGGAGGGACATTGATATGAACAGACTCCACCATGACCCTAATGACGATTTGAATCTTGTGATTATATCCCATGGGCTAGCTAGTCGTGTCTTTCTGATGAAGTGGTTCAAGTGGACGGTTGAGCAATTTGAGTACCTAAACAATTTAGGGAATTGTGAATTTCGAGTTATACAATTAGGACTTGGTGGCGAATACAGTTTAGCAGTCCACCATACTGAAGAAGAGATGCTAGAATGGGGACTCTCACCTGAAATGATTTCAGACCAAAAATGGCGAGCTCATGCTAACAGGAGTTCATGGAACGACAAATGCCCTTGGTACCTTGATGCTTTCTTTGACCACCTAGCTAATTCAGATGATGACGATTATGACGAAGTCAAATCAAACTTCTCCGACTAG